In Candidatus Aramenus sp. CH1, one DNA window encodes the following:
- a CDS encoding APC family permease — protein sequence MSRKGIFVRESSGLVRQMGAKHAFSKVLALIVPISLYYTLIYSPSLPAANWFIGIAIAPVIALPIFLTYLKLAEYIPRSSGEYIYISRILGPLPATIQGIANIISTPLLAAILSQIEVSAGIAPAFQIIGLAFNNSSLFNLGVNMMVNPTYFFIVSLISLLIMWVVSISPQRVMANFLFAIASMQVVGALVIIGLFTEGHSTFVVDFNKFSSMFSGPTYASLYSSGTSLYFPYTDPIQTLVFAVLMVMWLFVWFFGPSYFAGEYKQAARSLKLGMISGYVIAAGLIIALTVLTALTMGIPFFNYVALNGWGSSNPVSAGEGYIAWAGVMTISSPVLALMVGVLNIGIQFVAGPLSLAIPSRVMLAMSFDRLLPEKLSYVSPRLQTPLIASAVALALGVFFEVATLYLGFTVSTIALIAILFIYQFLQATVSAAVAGFKGIIGVSLSRKEMNQLKVYGILGSAVLVLSVALAIGYAGVSSLYNSLVFAGNLPLNVALMAAIPVLGVATYFLAKWYRVRQGIDLMLAFKEIPPE from the coding sequence ATGTCCAGGAAGGGTATATTCGTTAGAGAGTCCTCAGGGCTAGTAAGGCAAATGGGAGCTAAGCACGCTTTTTCCAAGGTATTGGCCCTAATCGTCCCAATATCCCTTTACTACACTTTAATATACTCTCCCTCGTTACCGGCAGCAAACTGGTTTATAGGGATAGCGATAGCTCCTGTGATAGCACTCCCTATCTTCCTCACTTACTTAAAGTTGGCCGAGTACATCCCTAGATCTTCAGGAGAGTACATATACATATCTAGGATACTGGGACCACTCCCAGCTACTATTCAAGGTATCGCTAACATCATCTCAACCCCACTGCTAGCTGCCATCCTCTCCCAAATAGAGGTGAGCGCTGGGATAGCCCCCGCGTTTCAGATAATTGGCCTAGCGTTCAACAATTCCTCCCTCTTTAACTTGGGCGTGAACATGATGGTAAACCCTACCTATTTCTTCATCGTAAGCCTAATTTCCCTCCTCATAATGTGGGTAGTTAGCATATCCCCACAGAGGGTAATGGCGAACTTCCTGTTTGCAATAGCCTCAATGCAGGTGGTGGGGGCGTTAGTGATAATAGGCCTCTTTACTGAGGGCCACTCCACCTTCGTTGTGGACTTCAACAAGTTCTCCTCCATGTTCTCAGGGCCCACCTACGCCTCCCTTTACTCCAGCGGTACCTCCCTCTATTTCCCCTACACTGACCCCATACAGACGCTGGTCTTCGCGGTGCTGATGGTGATGTGGCTCTTCGTATGGTTCTTTGGCCCCTCCTACTTCGCTGGGGAGTACAAACAAGCGGCTAGGTCGCTGAAGCTGGGCATGATATCTGGTTACGTGATAGCCGCTGGACTAATCATAGCCCTCACTGTGTTAACTGCATTGACCATGGGCATACCCTTCTTCAACTACGTGGCGCTTAACGGCTGGGGGAGCTCCAACCCAGTCTCCGCAGGAGAGGGCTACATAGCTTGGGCTGGGGTAATGACAATTTCCAGTCCAGTCCTGGCCCTCATGGTAGGCGTGCTGAACATAGGCATACAGTTCGTTGCGGGCCCCCTGTCCCTAGCAATACCCAGCAGGGTAATGTTAGCCATGTCCTTTGACAGGCTACTGCCCGAGAAGTTATCGTACGTAAGCCCCAGGCTCCAGACCCCCTTAATAGCCTCGGCGGTGGCGCTGGCGCTGGGCGTATTCTTCGAAGTAGCAACGCTCTACTTGGGGTTTACAGTGTCCACCATAGCCCTCATAGCCATCCTCTTCATCTACCAGTTCCTCCAAGCTACGGTCTCCGCTGCTGTTGCGGGTTTCAAGGGGATAATTGGGGTGTCGTTGAGCAGGAAGGAAATGAACCAGCTGAAGGTGTACGGGATCTTGGGCTCCGCTGTCCTCGTACTGTCCGTTGCCCTCGCCATAGGTTACGCTGGGGTGAGCTCCTTGTACAACTCACTCGTGTTCGCCGGAAACCTGCCCTTGAACGTAGCGCTAATGGCGGCAATACCCGTCCTAGGAGTTGCGACTTACTTCTTGGCCAAGTGGTACAGAGTAAGGCAGGGAATAGACTTAATGTTAGCCTTCAAGGAGATACCCCCGGAGTGA